A genomic region of Friedmanniella luteola contains the following coding sequences:
- a CDS encoding HAMP domain-containing sensor histidine kinase, with protein sequence MPRRLRSWLRGFPLERRVFLLTTLAVAVAVAATGLAAFVTLRVSLYNALDDELIEVASTLAVPVAQDITRLGGLTESALRAGDVSVAAYRADGTPFFVPDEREHLVLTHDELAVARLQRGASARTGVATDGEQYRIVAVPITQLGNYALVLGRPLEPTNNTLRSVSVVLVVFGALGVGLAAVVGATVARSGLRPVRQLSVAVEHVTATDDLEPISIAASGDLALLADTFNRMLTSLASSRERQRQLIADAGHELRTPLTSLRTNIELLTADASTGMLKPADRTAILADVNAQLAEFTSLIGDLVQLAREDGVAASPEPIDLRDVIRSALERVRRRAHGVDFDVELNPYYVIGEAETLERAFTNLLDNAVKWSPAGGTVRVQLEGGRFRVADQGPGIDEADLPFVFDRFFRAEAARNTPGTGLGLSIVAQAVDRHGGWVRASRSAQGGAEFTVQLPGATTFEALSEVRPSGSGASPARRP encoded by the coding sequence TTGCCCCGCCGGCTGAGGTCGTGGCTGCGCGGTTTCCCGCTGGAGCGCCGCGTCTTCCTGCTGACCACCCTCGCGGTGGCGGTCGCGGTGGCCGCCACCGGCCTGGCCGCCTTCGTCACCCTCCGCGTCTCGCTCTACAACGCCCTCGACGACGAGCTGATCGAGGTGGCCAGCACGCTGGCCGTCCCGGTGGCGCAGGACATCACCCGGCTGGGCGGGCTGACCGAGAGCGCGCTGCGGGCCGGTGACGTCAGCGTCGCCGCCTACCGCGCCGACGGCACGCCGTTCTTCGTCCCCGACGAGCGGGAGCACCTGGTGCTCACCCACGACGAGCTGGCGGTCGCCCGGCTGCAGCGCGGGGCCTCGGCCCGCACCGGCGTCGCGACCGACGGCGAGCAGTACCGGATCGTCGCCGTCCCCATCACCCAGCTCGGCAACTACGCGCTGGTCCTCGGCCGGCCGCTGGAGCCCACCAACAACACGCTCCGCTCGGTGTCGGTCGTCCTCGTCGTCTTCGGGGCGCTCGGGGTGGGGCTGGCCGCGGTGGTCGGCGCCACCGTCGCCCGGTCCGGGCTGCGACCGGTCCGCCAGCTGTCGGTCGCCGTCGAGCACGTCACCGCGACCGACGACCTCGAGCCGATCAGCATCGCCGCGAGCGGTGACCTGGCCCTGCTGGCCGACACCTTCAACCGGATGCTCACCTCGCTGGCCTCCTCCCGGGAGCGGCAGCGCCAGCTGATCGCCGACGCGGGCCACGAGCTGCGGACCCCGCTGACCAGCCTGCGCACGAACATCGAGCTGCTGACCGCCGACGCCAGCACCGGCATGCTCAAGCCGGCCGACCGGACGGCGATCCTGGCCGACGTCAACGCCCAGCTCGCGGAGTTCACCAGCCTGATCGGCGACCTCGTCCAGCTGGCCCGCGAGGACGGGGTGGCGGCCTCGCCGGAGCCGATCGACCTGCGCGACGTCATCCGCTCGGCCCTGGAGCGGGTCCGCCGGCGGGCCCACGGGGTGGACTTCGACGTCGAGCTCAACCCCTACTACGTCATCGGCGAGGCCGAGACCCTGGAGCGGGCGTTCACGAACCTGCTCGACAACGCGGTGAAGTGGAGCCCGGCCGGTGGCACCGTCCGGGTGCAGCTGGAGGGTGGCCGGTTCCGCGTCGCCGACCAGGGCCCCGGCATCGACGAGGCCGACCTGCCCTTCGTGTTCGACCGGTTCTTCCGCGCCGAGGCGGCCCGCAACACCCCGGGCACCGGCCTCGGCCTGTCGATCGTCGCCCAGGCCGTCGACCGGCACGGCGGGTGGGTGCGGGCCAGCCGCTCGGCGCAGGGCGGGGCCGAGTTCACCGTGCAGCTGCCCGGCGCGACGACGTTCGAGGCGCTGTCCGAGGTGCGCCCCAGCGGGTCCGGAGCGTCGCCGGCCCGCCGGCCCTGA
- a CDS encoding DUF3152 domain-containing protein, with the protein MAAVLAVVGFQVAPDAPSGAVVRPAAGPSPDPTTGPVPAPSARPSTTPSPRPSARPVRSTAERATGRAADGRRLPVPASGPGRYTVADVERAPRSGPGRVLRFDLRVERGVPVDVDAAARLVASTLDDDRSWRGTSGATRVRFRLVGRGERADLHATIATPTTTDRLCAPLLTRGRVSCQNGDRVVLNARRWVDGARSYGADRDGYRRYLVNHEFGHALGRQHVGCPRRGAPAPVMLQQTKGLGGCDANPWPRRTRG; encoded by the coding sequence GTGGCCGCCGTCCTCGCCGTCGTCGGGTTCCAGGTGGCGCCGGACGCCCCCAGCGGCGCCGTGGTGCGACCGGCCGCCGGTCCGTCGCCCGACCCGACGACCGGCCCCGTCCCCGCCCCGTCCGCGCGGCCGTCGACCACGCCCTCCCCGCGCCCGTCCGCGCGGCCCGTCCGGTCCACCGCCGAGCGGGCCACCGGCCGGGCCGCCGACGGCCGGCGGCTGCCCGTGCCGGCGTCGGGACCCGGCCGCTACACCGTCGCCGACGTCGAGCGGGCGCCGCGGTCCGGGCCCGGCCGGGTGCTGCGCTTCGACCTGCGGGTGGAGCGGGGCGTCCCCGTCGACGTCGACGCGGCCGCGCGGCTGGTGGCGTCGACGCTCGACGACGACCGCAGCTGGCGGGGCACCTCCGGGGCCACCCGGGTGCGGTTCCGGCTGGTCGGCCGCGGCGAGCGCGCCGACCTGCACGCCACCATCGCCACCCCGACGACCACCGACCGGCTCTGCGCCCCGCTGCTGACCCGCGGCCGGGTCTCCTGCCAGAACGGCGACCGGGTGGTGCTCAACGCGCGTCGGTGGGTGGACGGCGCACGCTCCTACGGCGCGGACCGCGACGGTTACCGGCGCTACCTGGTCAACCACGAGTTCGGCCACGCGCTGGGCCGCCAGCACGTCGGCTGCCCCCGCCGCGGCGCGCCGGCCCCGGTGATGCTGCAGCAGACCAAGGGCCTGGGTGGGTGCGACGCCAACCCCTGGCCCCGGCGGACCCGCGGATGA
- a CDS encoding YibE/F family protein, with the protein MAHTHSRPARPGGGQLAMVDADELRRHRRALRMLVVVLIPLAVWTLVGLIALWPGDISEEVNSDVAGYSVPGVTYPTARITAVQEISCEGLSGSTPGVSDSRCANITAQLLEGEDEGLSATVPLTDALYSSGVEVGQQVKLIRIPPADGQPSQFQFSDFERRTPLILLTLAFVAVVVAVARWRGFASLLGLGFAGVILVKFMFPALVAGENPVLIGLIGSSAIMFVVLYAAHGFSARTTTALVGTLFGLILIALLGWGATRWAHLTGVAAEDDYVLAAAAPNLSLTSVVTCGIILAGLGVLNDVTITQASAVWELADGQDPDGEGRSQRRLFSRAMRIGRDHIASTIYTIAFATAGASLSVLLLIAVYNRPLLEVLQTEQFAGEVIRTLVGSIGLVLAVPLTTAIGVAVVRASDRGSALGSRPRSSAAEEFEDLEPVPAADRSRDRDDDDEGAGPAVADRPVRDGQDRDGAGATPAKAVRERDDVPATGSAGSGRATRSEAETEAKWRRWRRQKPADDFGFSDLRDPDEKSSGPGPRPGR; encoded by the coding sequence GTGGCCCACACCCATTCCCGACCGGCGCGCCCGGGGGGCGGGCAGCTCGCGATGGTGGACGCGGACGAGCTGCGGCGGCACCGCCGTGCCCTGCGGATGCTCGTGGTCGTGCTCATCCCGCTCGCCGTCTGGACCCTGGTGGGCCTCATCGCGCTCTGGCCGGGCGACATCTCCGAGGAGGTGAACTCTGACGTCGCCGGCTACAGCGTGCCCGGTGTCACCTACCCGACGGCGCGGATCACCGCCGTCCAGGAGATCTCCTGCGAGGGCCTCTCGGGCTCGACGCCGGGGGTCAGCGACAGCCGCTGCGCCAACATCACCGCCCAGCTGCTCGAGGGCGAGGACGAGGGCCTGTCCGCGACCGTCCCGCTGACCGACGCCCTCTACTCCTCCGGCGTCGAGGTCGGCCAGCAGGTCAAGCTGATCCGCATCCCGCCGGCCGACGGGCAGCCGTCGCAGTTCCAGTTCTCCGACTTCGAGCGCCGCACGCCGCTCATCCTGCTGACGCTGGCCTTCGTCGCCGTGGTCGTGGCGGTCGCGCGCTGGCGCGGCTTCGCCTCGCTGCTCGGCCTCGGCTTCGCGGGCGTCATCCTGGTCAAGTTCATGTTCCCGGCCCTCGTGGCGGGCGAGAACCCGGTCCTGATCGGCCTGATCGGCTCGTCGGCCATCATGTTCGTGGTCCTCTACGCCGCCCACGGGTTCAGCGCCCGGACGACGACAGCCCTCGTCGGGACGCTGTTCGGGCTGATCCTCATCGCCCTGCTGGGCTGGGGGGCGACCCGTTGGGCGCACCTGACCGGCGTCGCCGCCGAGGACGACTACGTGCTCGCCGCGGCCGCCCCGAACCTGTCGCTGACCTCGGTCGTGACGTGCGGCATCATCCTGGCCGGGCTCGGCGTGCTCAACGACGTGACGATCACCCAGGCCTCGGCCGTCTGGGAGCTGGCGGACGGCCAGGACCCCGACGGCGAGGGCCGGAGCCAGCGCCGGCTGTTCTCCCGCGCCATGCGGATCGGCCGCGACCACATCGCCTCGACCATCTACACGATCGCCTTCGCCACCGCCGGCGCCTCGCTCTCGGTGCTGCTGCTCATCGCGGTCTACAACCGCCCGCTGCTGGAGGTGCTGCAGACCGAGCAGTTCGCCGGCGAGGTCATCCGCACCCTGGTCGGCTCGATCGGCCTGGTGCTCGCCGTCCCGCTGACCACCGCCATCGGGGTGGCCGTGGTCCGGGCCAGCGACCGCGGCAGCGCGCTCGGCTCCCGGCCGCGCAGCAGCGCCGCGGAGGAGTTCGAGGACCTCGAGCCGGTCCCCGCCGCCGACCGCTCCCGCGACCGGGACGACGACGACGAGGGCGCCGGCCCGGCCGTGGCCGACCGCCCGGTCCGCGACGGGCAGGACCGCGACGGGGCCGGTGCCACCCCCGCCAAGGCGGTCCGGGAGCGGGACGACGTGCCCGCGACGGGCTCCGCCGGCTCCGGCCGGGCGACGAGGAGCGAGGCCGAGACCGAGGCCAAGTGGCGACGCTGGCGCCGCCAGAAGCCGGCGGACGACTTCGGCTTCTCCGACCTCCGCGACCCCGACGAGAAGAGCAGCGGCCCCGGCCCCCGGCCGGGGCGCTGA
- a CDS encoding zinc-dependent alcohol dehydrogenase family protein: MRAVVYDAVGAVPVVRDVPPPACPADGVLVAVAATGVCRSDWHAWRGHDPVALPHVPGHELAGTVVAVGPAVTRAAVGDRVTTPFVNGCGRCDVCRGGDPQVCPQQTQPGFTGPGSFAELVALHAADTNLVRLPDAVGFVEAAALGCRFATAYRALTAHARLQPGQWLAVHGCGGVGLSAVAIGAALGARVVAVDLSADALDRARRLGAEAVVRSDHAVEAVREVTGGGAHASVDALGSPVTAAASVRSLRRRGRHVQVGLLLDPAGTALPMDLVVAHELELYGSHGLAAADYPAMLALVASGAVRLADLVGAVIGLDEAPAALMAMDQLTGASSGITVVDLGR, translated from the coding sequence GTGCGCGCCGTCGTCTACGACGCCGTGGGCGCCGTCCCGGTGGTGCGCGACGTCCCGCCGCCGGCCTGCCCCGCCGACGGCGTCCTGGTGGCCGTCGCCGCCACCGGCGTCTGCCGCTCCGACTGGCACGCCTGGCGGGGCCACGACCCGGTCGCCCTGCCGCACGTCCCGGGCCACGAGCTGGCGGGCACGGTGGTCGCCGTCGGGCCGGCGGTGACCCGCGCGGCCGTCGGTGACCGGGTGACCACGCCCTTCGTCAACGGCTGCGGCCGCTGCGACGTCTGCCGCGGCGGCGACCCGCAGGTGTGCCCCCAGCAGACCCAGCCGGGCTTCACCGGACCGGGCTCGTTCGCCGAGCTGGTGGCCCTGCACGCCGCGGACACCAACCTGGTCCGGCTGCCCGACGCGGTCGGCTTCGTCGAGGCCGCCGCGCTCGGCTGCCGGTTCGCCACCGCGTACCGGGCTCTCACCGCGCACGCCCGCCTGCAGCCCGGGCAGTGGCTGGCCGTGCACGGCTGCGGCGGCGTCGGGCTGTCGGCCGTGGCCATCGGGGCGGCCCTCGGGGCACGGGTGGTGGCTGTCGACCTCTCCGCCGACGCCCTCGACCGGGCCCGACGGCTGGGCGCGGAGGCCGTCGTCCGGTCGGACCACGCCGTCGAGGCCGTGCGGGAGGTCACCGGCGGCGGGGCGCACGCCTCCGTCGACGCCCTCGGCTCACCGGTGACGGCCGCCGCGTCGGTCCGGTCCCTGCGCCGTCGCGGCCGGCACGTCCAGGTGGGCCTGCTGCTGGACCCGGCCGGCACCGCGCTGCCGATGGACCTCGTGGTCGCCCACGAGCTGGAGCTGTACGGCTCGCACGGCCTCGCCGCCGCCGACTACCCGGCCATGCTCGCGCTGGTCGCCAGCGGCGCCGTCCGGCTGGCCGACCTGGTCGGTGCGGTGATCGGCCTCGACGAGGCCCCCGCCGCCCTGATGGCGATGGACCAGCTGACCGGCGCCTCCAGCGGGATCACGGTGGTCGACCTCGGCCGCTGA
- a CDS encoding response regulator transcription factor: MHILVVDDDQAVRDSLKRSLEYNGYEVSAAEDGVQALARLAAVRPDAVVMDVMMPRLDGLETTRMLRAAGNDVPILVLTARDAVGDRVDGLDAGADDYMAKPFALDELLARLRALVRRAGTVADSTDPSTSSLAFADLVLNTQTREVLRGSRSISLTRTEFALLEAFLRHPRRVLERSWLLNEVWGFDFPTTANSLEVYIGYLRRKTEVGEEPRLIHTVRGVGYVLRETPP; this comes from the coding sequence ATGCACATCCTTGTCGTCGACGACGACCAAGCCGTCCGGGACTCCCTGAAGCGGTCGCTGGAGTACAACGGCTACGAGGTGAGCGCCGCGGAGGACGGGGTGCAGGCGTTGGCCCGGCTGGCGGCGGTCCGGCCCGACGCCGTCGTGATGGACGTGATGATGCCCCGGCTCGACGGGCTGGAGACCACCCGGATGCTGCGGGCGGCGGGCAACGACGTGCCGATCCTCGTGCTGACGGCCCGGGACGCCGTCGGCGACCGGGTGGACGGCCTCGACGCCGGCGCCGACGACTACATGGCCAAGCCCTTCGCCCTCGACGAGCTGCTGGCCCGGCTGCGTGCGCTGGTCCGGCGCGCCGGCACCGTCGCCGACTCCACCGACCCCTCGACCTCCAGCCTGGCCTTCGCCGACCTGGTGCTGAACACCCAGACCCGCGAGGTGCTGCGGGGCTCCCGCTCGATCAGCCTGACCCGGACCGAGTTCGCCCTCCTCGAGGCGTTCCTGCGGCACCCCCGGCGGGTGCTGGAGCGCAGCTGGCTGCTCAACGAGGTGTGGGGCTTCGACTTCCCGACCACCGCCAACTCCCTCGAGGTCTACATCGGCTACCTGCGCCGCAAGACCGAGGTGGGCGAGGAGCCGCGGCTGATCCACACCGTGCGCGGCGTCGGCTACGTGCTGCGCGAGACCCCGCCGTGA
- a CDS encoding DNA-3-methyladenine glycosylase family protein, which yields MSGPTGLTRRLVLDRAVLLAPVLGLHRRGAGDPTHRVLGDVHLRTTRTPVGPALLKVVANGGEVAARAWGEGAAWVLDQLPRLVGEEDDVDGFVPVHPVLVEAVRRYGHYRVGRTDAVYEAMAPACLEQVVTGKEAFRAWHLLVTEFGEPGPGPATDPASAAYGMRIPPTPAVWARVPSWTFLAAGVEERRSRTLVRTAGRAAALERTLALGGAEADRALRSLPGVGPWTSAEVRQRAHGDADAWSIGDYHVGKNITYALTGEALDDAAATELLEPYRGHRFRVQALLGLMGGVARRPRRAPRMTLPTHTPYATRGRS from the coding sequence GTGAGCGGGCCGACCGGGCTGACCCGGCGGCTCGTCCTCGACCGCGCGGTGCTGCTCGCCCCCGTGCTGGGCCTGCACCGCCGGGGGGCCGGCGACCCGACCCACCGGGTGCTCGGCGACGTCCACCTCCGGACCACGCGGACGCCGGTCGGGCCCGCGCTGCTCAAGGTGGTGGCGAACGGGGGCGAGGTCGCGGCGCGCGCCTGGGGCGAGGGTGCGGCCTGGGTGCTGGACCAGCTGCCGCGGCTGGTCGGCGAGGAGGACGACGTCGACGGCTTCGTCCCGGTGCACCCCGTCCTCGTCGAGGCGGTGCGGCGGTACGGGCACTACCGCGTCGGCCGCACGGACGCGGTCTACGAGGCCATGGCGCCTGCCTGCCTGGAGCAGGTCGTCACCGGCAAGGAGGCCTTCCGGGCCTGGCACCTGCTGGTCACCGAGTTCGGCGAGCCCGGCCCGGGGCCGGCCACCGACCCGGCGTCGGCGGCGTACGGGATGCGGATCCCGCCGACGCCGGCGGTGTGGGCCCGGGTGCCCAGCTGGACCTTCCTGGCCGCCGGGGTGGAGGAGCGGCGCAGCCGGACCCTGGTGCGGACCGCCGGTCGGGCCGCCGCCCTGGAGCGGACGCTGGCGCTGGGCGGGGCGGAGGCCGACCGGGCGCTCCGCAGCCTGCCCGGGGTGGGGCCGTGGACCTCGGCCGAGGTGCGGCAGCGGGCCCACGGCGACGCCGACGCGTGGAGCATCGGGGACTACCACGTGGGCAAGAACATCACCTACGCCCTGACCGGGGAGGCGCTCGACGACGCCGCGGCCACCGAGCTGCTGGAGCCCTACCGCGGCCACCGCTTCCGCGTCCAGGCGCTGCTGGGCCTGATGGGGGGCGTCGCCCGCCGGCCGCGCCGCGCCCCGCGGATGACGCTGCCGACCCACACCCCGTACGCGACCCGCGGCCGCTCCTGA
- a CDS encoding ankyrin repeat domain-containing protein encodes MSDAPSDGVPGGDDPVELAHWLLDRARVGEAERLADYADHGMPVDLTDAGGNTLLMLAAYHGHAATVRVLAERGADVDAVNDRGQTPMAGAVFKGYTDVVEVLLAAGADPDLGSPTARASAAFFERAAIAALLPPPRG; translated from the coding sequence GTGAGCGACGCCCCCTCCGACGGCGTTCCGGGCGGGGACGACCCCGTCGAGCTGGCGCACTGGCTGCTGGACCGGGCCCGGGTGGGCGAGGCGGAGCGGCTGGCCGACTACGCCGACCACGGGATGCCCGTCGACCTCACCGACGCGGGAGGCAACACCCTGCTGATGCTGGCCGCCTACCACGGCCACGCGGCGACGGTCCGGGTGCTGGCCGAGCGGGGCGCCGACGTCGACGCCGTCAACGACCGCGGTCAGACGCCGATGGCCGGCGCGGTGTTCAAGGGCTACACCGACGTCGTCGAGGTGCTCCTCGCCGCCGGCGCCGACCCCGACCTCGGCTCGCCCACGGCCCGGGCCTCGGCGGCGTTCTTCGAGCGGGCCGCCATCGCCGCCCTGCTGCCGCCGCCGCGGGGCTGA
- a CDS encoding TetR/AcrR family transcriptional regulator: MSSTATPSRTAAPVSARRAQTRERLMAAATTVFAERGVNGASVEEVCETAGFTRGAFYSNFADKDELVLALIQADVAAQYAAAASALEEAECALGTSTVATVVASTLERFDAFGATTREGVLAQRELLLHAARVPALHGPYRDFLATSSAQLRTLLADALERVGLEFTLPVDLAVEMLLATHARVQNQALFDEGVDTTAMQAVVLAITRPRPDGRAGAGMGGGPATRSA; this comes from the coding sequence GTGAGCAGCACCGCCACCCCGTCGCGGACGGCCGCCCCCGTCAGCGCGCGCCGCGCCCAGACCCGCGAGCGCCTGATGGCCGCCGCCACCACCGTCTTCGCCGAGCGCGGCGTCAACGGCGCCAGCGTCGAGGAGGTCTGCGAGACCGCCGGCTTCACCCGCGGCGCGTTCTACTCCAACTTCGCCGACAAGGACGAGCTGGTGCTGGCCCTCATCCAGGCCGACGTCGCCGCCCAGTATGCGGCCGCCGCGTCGGCGCTGGAGGAGGCCGAGTGCGCCCTGGGCACCAGCACCGTCGCCACCGTCGTCGCCTCCACCCTCGAGCGGTTCGACGCCTTCGGCGCGACCACCCGCGAGGGCGTGCTCGCCCAGCGCGAGCTGCTGCTGCACGCGGCCCGGGTGCCGGCGCTGCACGGCCCCTACCGCGACTTCCTCGCCACCAGCAGCGCGCAGCTGCGGACCCTCCTCGCGGACGCGCTGGAGCGGGTCGGCCTGGAGTTCACCCTGCCCGTCGACCTCGCCGTGGAGATGCTGCTGGCCACTCACGCCCGGGTGCAGAACCAGGCGCTGTTCGACGAGGGCGTCGACACCACGGCCATGCAGGCCGTCGTGCTGGCCATCACCCGACCCCGCCCGGACGGCCGGGCTGGCGCAGGGATGGGCGGCGGACCCGCGACCCGCTCGGCCTGA
- a CDS encoding GNAT family N-acetyltransferase: MSATVPGTSGPTGPVTLRPWPVAAARRLVEGVAPAPADAAGWHPDYPLPETVDVLAMLLAAHAAMGTLAGLPRWWVHEIRVDGAVVGDVGFHGPPAAEGPAVVEIGYAVVPPLRRRGVASRAVAQLLDVAWADGADQVLAGTDDDDVASQGVLRRTGFRRRLAGDWAVRRPVAP, encoded by the coding sequence ATGAGCGCGACGGTGCCCGGGACGAGCGGGCCGACCGGCCCCGTCACCCTCCGGCCGTGGCCGGTCGCCGCCGCCCGCCGGCTGGTCGAGGGCGTCGCGCCCGCGCCCGCCGACGCGGCCGGCTGGCACCCCGACTACCCGCTGCCCGAGACCGTCGACGTGCTGGCGATGCTGCTGGCCGCCCACGCCGCCATGGGCACCCTGGCCGGGCTGCCGCGCTGGTGGGTGCACGAGATCCGGGTCGACGGCGCGGTGGTGGGTGACGTCGGCTTCCACGGCCCGCCCGCCGCGGAGGGGCCGGCCGTGGTCGAGATCGGCTACGCCGTCGTCCCCCCGCTCCGCCGCCGCGGGGTGGCCAGCCGGGCCGTCGCGCAGCTCCTCGACGTCGCCTGGGCCGACGGTGCCGACCAGGTGCTGGCCGGCACCGACGACGACGACGTCGCCTCCCAGGGCGTGCTGCGCCGCACGGGCTTCCGCCGCCGGCTCGCCGGGGACTGGGCCGTCCGCCGGCCGGTGGCGCCGTGA
- a CDS encoding ferritin-like domain-containing protein, with protein sequence MFGKDVVVDMINRSAENEADRRNFLRTAGLTGLGVVGAAALSGAGGLTASAAPTTKAAGAPSDSAVLNFALNLEYLEAEFYLHAYYGWGVSSSLTGGKGTRGSVTGGHKVPFKSKAIAEYAREIAEDELNHVTFLRGALGSSAVARPKIDLKASFTAAARAAGLITSKQTFDPFANENNFLLGAFIFEDVGVTAYKGAAPLIDNKTYLEAAAGILAVEAYHAGIVRTSLYAKGLQAAVQKISDARDSLDGKSNLDQGIGGKKRGNLVPTNGNSIAYSRSPGQVLNIVYLNPKSVDRGGFFPAGLNGEVKVSADNA encoded by the coding sequence ATGTTCGGAAAAGATGTCGTCGTCGACATGATCAACCGCAGTGCCGAGAACGAGGCGGACCGCCGCAACTTCCTCCGCACCGCCGGCCTGACCGGCCTGGGCGTCGTCGGCGCGGCCGCCCTCTCCGGCGCGGGCGGGCTCACCGCCTCCGCCGCCCCCACCACCAAGGCCGCCGGCGCGCCCAGCGACAGCGCCGTGCTCAACTTCGCCCTCAACCTGGAGTACCTCGAGGCGGAGTTCTACCTGCACGCGTACTACGGCTGGGGCGTCAGCTCCTCCCTGACGGGCGGCAAGGGCACCCGCGGCAGCGTGACCGGCGGCCACAAGGTCCCGTTCAAGAGCAAGGCCATCGCGGAGTACGCCCGCGAGATCGCCGAGGACGAGCTCAACCACGTCACGTTCCTGCGCGGCGCCCTCGGCTCCAGCGCGGTCGCGCGTCCGAAGATCGACCTGAAGGCCAGCTTCACCGCGGCCGCCCGGGCCGCGGGCCTGATCACCTCCAAGCAGACCTTCGACCCGTTCGCCAACGAGAACAACTTCCTGCTCGGCGCCTTCATCTTCGAAGACGTCGGCGTCACCGCCTACAAGGGCGCCGCCCCGCTCATCGACAACAAGACCTACCTCGAGGCGGCGGCCGGCATCCTCGCCGTCGAGGCCTACCACGCGGGCATCGTCCGCACCTCGCTCTACGCGAAGGGCCTCCAGGCGGCGGTGCAGAAGATCTCCGACGCCCGGGACAGCCTGGACGGCAAGTCGAACCTCGACCAGGGCATCGGCGGCAAGAAGCGCGGCAACCTGGTGCCGACCAACGGCAACAGCATCGCCTACTCCCGCAGCCCGGGCCAGGTGCTGAACATCGTCTACCTCAACCCGAAGTCGGTCGACCGCGGCGGGTTCTTCCCGGCCGGTCTGAACGGCGAGGTCAAGGTCAGCGCGGACAACGCCTGA
- a CDS encoding Nramp family divalent metal transporter: MVLQTLTAPTSRTALLGRTRLLGPAFVAAVAYVDPGNVATNTTAGATYQYLLLWVLVGATLMAGLIQYLSAKVGWLTGESLPALVGARTRRPVRLAYWVQAELVAVATDIAEIVGGALALQLLFDLPLVAGALVTTTVSTALLYVQRHGQPTFEKVITALLAVVTVGFLAGLVVDPPAAGEAARGLVPRLAGVDSALLAVGMLGATVMPHAVYLHSALVRDRHGRADATNARPVLGAVKADVVLAMVVAGSVNIGMLLLSGSALFGLQLDGLSEVHAAIGAGLGPLVAVLFALALLASGLASTSVGGYAGAVIMDGLLHRRIPLLWRRLATAIPALVLLALGADPTQLLILSQVVLSFGIPFALVPLVRIARDRRLMALVPTRGATIVLTWAVVAAIVALNALLVVLLVLA; the protein is encoded by the coding sequence ATGGTGCTGCAGACACTGACTGCGCCGACTTCCCGAACGGCTCTGCTGGGCCGCACCCGCCTGCTCGGCCCGGCCTTCGTGGCGGCCGTCGCCTACGTCGACCCGGGCAACGTCGCGACCAACACCACCGCCGGGGCCACCTACCAGTACCTGCTGCTCTGGGTCCTGGTCGGCGCCACCTTGATGGCCGGGCTCATCCAGTACCTGTCGGCCAAGGTCGGCTGGCTGACCGGGGAGTCGCTGCCCGCCCTCGTCGGCGCCCGCACCCGCCGTCCGGTGCGGCTCGCCTACTGGGTGCAGGCCGAGCTGGTCGCCGTCGCCACCGACATCGCCGAGATCGTCGGCGGCGCCCTGGCCCTGCAGCTGCTCTTCGACCTGCCGCTGGTGGCCGGCGCTCTGGTCACCACGACCGTCTCCACCGCCCTGCTCTACGTCCAGCGGCACGGCCAGCCCACCTTCGAGAAGGTCATCACCGCCCTGCTGGCCGTGGTCACCGTCGGCTTCCTCGCCGGGCTGGTCGTCGACCCGCCGGCGGCGGGCGAGGCCGCCCGCGGGCTCGTGCCCCGCCTCGCCGGCGTCGACAGCGCCCTGCTGGCCGTCGGCATGCTGGGCGCCACCGTGATGCCGCACGCGGTCTACCTGCACTCGGCGCTGGTCCGTGACCGGCACGGCCGGGCCGACGCGACCAACGCCCGCCCGGTGCTCGGCGCGGTCAAGGCCGACGTGGTGCTGGCCATGGTCGTCGCCGGCAGCGTGAACATCGGGATGCTGCTGCTGTCCGGCAGCGCGCTGTTCGGCCTGCAGCTGGACGGGCTGAGCGAGGTGCACGCGGCGATCGGGGCCGGGCTCGGCCCGCTGGTGGCGGTCCTGTTCGCCCTCGCGCTGCTGGCGTCCGGACTGGCCTCCACCTCAGTCGGCGGCTACGCCGGTGCGGTGATCATGGACGGCCTGCTGCACCGCCGGATCCCGCTGCTCTGGCGCCGCCTCGCCACCGCCATCCCGGCCCTGGTGCTGCTCGCCCTCGGCGCCGACCCCACCCAGCTGCTGATCCTGTCCCAGGTGGTGCTGTCCTTCGGCATCCCCTTCGCCCTGGTCCCGCTGGTCCGGATCGCCCGTGACCGCCGGCTGATGGCCCTGGTCCCCACCCGGGGCGCGACGATCGTCCTCACCTGGGCCGTCGTCGCGGCCATCGTCGCCCTCAACGCCCTGCTGGTGGTCCTGCTCGTCCTGGCCTGA